One region of Malania oleifera isolate guangnan ecotype guangnan chromosome 6, ASM2987363v1, whole genome shotgun sequence genomic DNA includes:
- the LOC131157790 gene encoding uncharacterized protein LOC131157790, whose protein sequence is MVPCSASSISFTLNTTSLYANGYNDKIDERTRAAGSGCARAAARTLSAVAAALMFSAAGAVEAPPPSETLSNIPQTLSGKCASVGEDCNKRRVQRPKSRKAESCTIKCVATCIRGGDGSPGEGPLNVRRPLVVFKQGFRSRQYCLVECSDICNLIGDGDDGP, encoded by the exons ATGGTACCCTGCAGTGCAAGCTCAATTTCGTTTACTCTTAATACGACGTCTTTATATGCCAACGGCTACAATGACAAAATTGATGAGAGGACTAGAGCCGCTGGCAGTGGCTGTGCCAGAGCGGCGGCGAGGACGTTGTCCGCAGTCGCGGCGGCGCTGATGTTTTCCGCGGCTGGCGCTGTCGAGGCACCCCCGCCATCGGAGACACTGTCGAATATTCCGCAGACTTTGTCGGGCAAATGCGCATCGGTGGGAGAGGATTGCAATAAACGTCGTGTCCAACGACCCAAGTCTAGGAAAGCCGAGTCCTGCACCATAAAGTGTGTCGCCACTTGCATCCGCGGCGGTGACGGTTCCCCCGGCGAAGGCCCTCTTAATGTCAGAAG ACCTCTAGTGGTTTTCAAGCAGGGTTTTCGGAGTCGTCAATACTG CTTAGTGGAATGCTCTGACATTTGCAACTTGATTGGCGATGGTGATGATGGACcttaa